TTCCAATCCATAAGTTTTCATTGCTATCTTCAAGTATGGCTCTAATTTTATCATTGCTTAAACTGCCTAGTTCTAGATTCTTTTTGATATGTGAAAACTGCTTTCTTTGAGGGTCAAATTTATTAATGCCACCACCATTAACACCAACCCAAACAATACCGGTATGATCTATATGAAGTGATTTGACAGCATTCTTGCTTAAGCTATTGGTAGGGTTTTCTGGGTCATACTTATATAAGCCTACTAGTTTAGGTATTTTGTTTTCTGCTAGATTGGAGAATTCTAACAGTCCGTCATCTGTACCTGCCCATATATGAAAATTATTTATGGAAACGGTATTGTATGAGCCCTTGTAAATATACTGAAGTTGGTTCTCTTTTTTATTGGGAGCGTAGCGATATAGGCCAGAGCTTGTCGCTAAAATTAAATTGCCATAGCTATCTTCAATAATAGACTTTACTTGAACATTAGGTAAATTTATTTGCTTATTTACTTCTTGAAAGTACATATCGCCATTATTATCTCTAGATAATTTTGATAGTCCGTTGATGCCGCCAATCCACACTTGGTGCATACTATCCTCATAAAAAGTACTGGCGTTATTACTATTTCTTGTTGGGGAGTTGCTATTCTGATATAAGTTAAAATGTTCAAATTTTAATGAATCAGTAGACTTAGATAAATCGGCCATATCAATGCCTTTTGTCGTACCCACCCACAATCTATTATTACTGTCTTTAAAGACTAAGGTAATATAATCACTCTTTATGCTAAATTCATTTTTTGGATCGTTCTTAAAGCTCTTGAATTGTTCTGTCTTTTTATCAAAATAATTTAAGCCACCTCCAGTAGTTCCAATCCATAAGTTGCCTTGGTCATCATCAATTATCTTCCAAATTAAATTACTGCTAATACTATGAGGGTTTTCTGCATTAGGTTTGAAAACAGTAAAATTATAACCGTCATATCTATTTAATCCGTCATGAGTACCAAACCACATAAAACCATTGTCATCTTGAAAAATGGTATTTACATCACTTTGTGATAATCCATTCTCGGTATTTAAATGCTCAAACTTTAATGAATTTTGCGCATAACAAACAGGAGATATGAATATGAGAAGACTCCATATTAAATAGACAATGCTTTGTTTTGTGTTTGTAGTATTCAGCGTGTAGCTCATACTAACAAATATATCAAATTGCAGATATATATGTATCCATATCATTTTTGTATGTAGTGAACTCTTTTTGGTTTTAGACTTAAATAGCTGTTTATTAGTGTTTTAAAATATATTTAATAAGGCAGATCTGTTTCTTTATTCCATATGTTGTAGTCTTTTGAACATATGTTGTGTCCCTAAAAAATAGTTTGCTACAAACTAACTATATTTTTTCTTACCTCTGTACTTCAACTTATGAAAATCATTTTTTTAGGCAGCTAATCCATTACTTTTTAAAGTTTTAGTGGTTCGCGCAGCAATACAAAATAACAGATGCAAAAAGAACAAAGCAGCAAGAAAACGAATAAGAGATATGGTATTTTAGCCATGGTCTTTTTAACGGTAGTTATAAATTATTTAGATAGAAGTAACATTTCTGTTGCAGCTTTTGCCTTAAGTGAAGACTTAGATTTATCATCTGTTCAAATGGGATTTATTTTCTCTGCTTTCGCATGGACGTATGCTATTTTACAAATCCCTGGAGGATTTATGGCAGATAAAATAAAGACTAGAGTCTTGTATTCTGTGATTATGGCATTATGGTCTATAGCTACTTTGGTTCAGGGAATGGCTAATTCGTTTGGTAGTTTATTGGGGTTAAGGGCTACCATCGGTATTTTTGAGGCACCTTCATACCCTACCAATAATGTTATTGTTACGCGTTGGTTTCCTGAAAAAGAGCGCGCATCTGCCATCGCAATTTATACGTCAGGTCAATTTTTAGGGCTTGCGTTTTTAACACCAGTTTTGACGGCTATTCAGAGTTATCTAGGTTGGCGAGGATTGTTTTATGTTTCAGGAGCTATAGGTTTAGTTTGGGCTGTGCTTTGGTATGTTCTATACAGAGATCCTAAAGAACATTCAACCATGAATCAAGAAGAAATAGACTATATTGCAGAAGGTGGTGGGTTGATAGACGGAGTGTCTGATACGGATAAAAAAGAGCAAGTAGAAAAATTTAGCTGGTCAGATTTAAGGGAAGTGTTTTCTTATCGAAAACTTTGGGGTTTATATATAGGACAATTTTGCTTGGGTACTATTATCATATTTTTTTTAACTTGGTTTCCAACGTATTTAGTGAAATATAGAGGGTTAGATTTTCTCGAGTCCGGTTTTTTAGCTTCAATTCCATTTCTAGCAGCATTTTTTGGTGTGTTGTTATCAGGGTTTACTTCAGATTTTTTAATAAAAAGAGGCTATACTGTTGAGATAGCGCGCAAGCTACCTATCATATGTGGAATGTTGCTTTCTACGGCAATTATAGGGGCAAACTATACAGATGATACATTTCTGGTGATTTTATTTTTATCTATTGCATTTTTTGGAAATGGTTTGGCGAGTATTGCTTGGGTATTTATTTCATTAATGGCTCCCAAAAAGCTTATAGGCCTTACGGGTGGTGCGTTTAATTTTATAGGTGGTTTATCAGGTATTGTTGTACCTGTTATTATTGGATACTTGGTTAAGGATGGGGATTTTAAGCCCGCCTTGTTTTTTATCGGAGCTATAGCTTTACTAGGTTTTATAAGTTACACTTTTATTGTAGGCAAAGTTGAGCGTATTGTTCCTAGATCAAAGAATTAAGAATTTACAGTTATGAAAATAAAAGATATAAAAACCTATCCTATTAATGTAGGATCCGGTAGCCAATTGGTAGTTAAGGTTGAAACAGATTCTGGAATATATGGATGGGGCGCTTCAGGATTATCAGGACGTGAACTTGCTGTTGTAGGTGCCATTAAACATTTCAAAGCTTTTTTAATTGGTAAGGATGCGAGGCAAATTGGAGCCCTATGGCAAGAAATGTATAGAGGTCAATATTTTGAAGGGGGGCGCGTACTGGCTGCAGCAATATCTGCAATAGATATTGCTTTGTATGATATTAAAGGTAAAGCCCTAGGGGTCCCTGTTTATGAATTATTAGGAGGAAAACAACGCGATTATGTAGACTGTTTTGCATCTGTACGTTTTACCACGAAAGAAGAGTTATTTGATTATTCACTTCTTTTGGTCAAAGAAGGATGGACAATGCTTCGGTTGGCACCAGCAGAATTTGAATCACAAGAAGATAAAGGTCTCTTTGAATCCAGGAAATCAATAGCCCTATTATCAGAATGGCTCATCGATTTAAGAAAAGAGATTGGTTCTCAAATTACTTTAGGTATTGATTATCATACACGTTTAAATGCTGCAGAGACGTATTCATTTATCAGCAAGATGCCAGCGGGAACAATAGATTTTATAGAAGAACCTATAAGAGATGAGAGCCCAGAGGCCTATGAAAGTCTTCGTAAGCTTGTAACGGTGCCTTTTACTATCGGTGAAGAATTTTCAAGCAAATGGCAATTTGTACCATTTATAGAGAAGAATATTACGCAATATGTTCGCCTTGATATTTGCAATGTGGGCGGTATTACAGAAGCTATGAAAGTGGCAGCAATGGCAGAAGCTCATTATATTGATCTAATGCCACATAATCCGTTAGGGCCTATTTGTACGGCGGCATCAATTCATTTGGCTGCAGCTTGCCCTAACTTTAGTTGGTTAGAAGAGGTGAATACGCCAGCGCAATATATGGGCACAAATGCACCAGAGTATTACCCATTACAACATATTTTAGAAGGGCCTCGGTATAAAGTTTTAGATACGCCAGGTTTAGGTGTAGAATTCAATGAAGATTTAGCGGCACAATCAGAATTTATTCCTGTAGAAATTCCTAGACTACACCGTAGTGATGGTTCTTTTACAAATTGGTAATGTAATAAGTGTAACTAAAAATAGATCAAGTGTTTGCTAAAAGTATAAGTGTCTTTATTGTTGTCCTCATCCTATCTAGTTGTAAGAATGGAAAAGAAGCTATAGTTGTTTCTAATAGTGAGTTAACCGCTAAATTCTCTATTGAAATTTTGACCGATGAAGGTAATTTGGTTATAGATAAACACAGTAGTATCGAAATTCTGGCAGATGGCTTTACGTGGACGGAGGGGCCACTGTATATAGAAAATGGAGACTATCTTTTGTTTTCTGATATACCAAATAGTAAAGTTTTTAAGATTGATGCTCAAGGAAAAACGAGTGTCTATTTGCACCCGTCAGGAAATGATGTAAAGAATTATACAGGAAAGGAAGCTGGCTCTAATGCTTTGATGTATTATAAAGATCAATTAATTCTGATGCAACAGGGGGAGAGGCGAATTGCTAAAATGAAGGCACCGATAGATTCTCCTAAAGAAAGCTATGAGATGATTGTAGATACATATGAAGGCAAAAGATTAAATAGTCCAAATGATGGGGTGTTTGATGCGCTTGGCAACCTTTATTTTACGGATCCTCCTTATGGTTTGCCTAATGGAATAAATGATGTGACAAAAGAGCTAGATTTTCAGGGGGTATATTGTTTGCTGACTTCTGGAGAACTAATACTGCTTGACAAAGAAATAAAATACCCTAATGGCATAACGCTATCACCAGATGAGAAAACACTTTATGTAGCTGCCTCTGACCCTGAAAAAGCAGCTTGGTATTCCTATAAAATTGCGCAACCAGGAACAGTGAGTGATAAAAGATTGTTTTATGATGTTACGGCTCTAGATCGTGATAAAAAACACAAGGGATTGCCAGACGGGATGAAAACAAATCATGACGGATATCTATTTGCTACTGGTCCGGATGGTGTATGGGTTTTTAATCCTAATGGAGTTGCAATTGCTAGAATTCATACGGGAGTACTGACGGCAAATTGCGCTTTATCTACAGATGAATCTCAATTATTCTTAACAGCCGATGATTATATCTTAAAGGTAACTTTAAAATAAAGCACATGTATGCGCTTTTCGTTATTTTTTGAGCTTATGGATAGCTTTAATTATAAGCAGCTGCTTATTAGTGTTTTAAGGTTTAAAGGTCTGGTGTCGGATTAAAAATCTATACATATGTTCTAGCTTTTAAATCATTTGCTATCTTTAGAAAAACGGATATTATCGAACTTTACACGTGTTAAATCTGTACATAGAATTAACAAACTTTAAAGTAATTTCAAACACCTATAATACCGCATTAATGAAATATATCGTTTGTGAAAAACCAGGAGAATTTCTTTTAAAAGAAAAAGAGGCACCTGTTAGAAAAGAGAATGAAGCCTTGCTTAAAATAAAAAAAGTAGGAATTTGTGGTACAGATTTACATGCTTATGGAGGCAATCAAGCTTTTTTTACATATCCTCGAATTTTAGGTCATGAATTGGCTTCAGAGGTAGTGGAGATTGGTGCCAATGAGCGTGGAATTAAAGCAGGAGATAAGGTGGTGGTAATGCCTTACATAAGCTGTGGAAAATGTATAGCTTGCCGCAATGGTAAAACAAATTGCTGTACAAATATAAGCGTGTTAGGGGTGCATAGTGACGGAGGGATGCAAGAGATGATTACAGTTCCTACCAATATTTTGTTACTAGCAAATAATTTATCTGATGATCAGATGGCTATAGTAGAACCTTTGGCTATTGGAGCACATGCCATACGCAGAGCGCAAATAACTCCAGGAGAAACAGTGGCTGTAGTTGGTTGTGGACCAATAGGAATAGGAATCATGAAACTCGCACAGATTGCAGGAGCAAAAGTAATTGCCCTAGATATGAATGAGCAGCGTTTGCAATATGCTAAAGATAAGATAGGTGTAGATTATGTGGTAAACGTTGCTAATGATCCTGTGGCAAAAATTACTGAAATTACAAATGGAGATTTATGTACTGCAGTTTTTGATGCTTCGGGTCATAAAGGCGCTTTAGAAATGTGTCCTTCGTACATGTCTCACGGAGGTAGGTTTATTCTAGTGGGTTTATCTAAAGGAGAACTTACGTATACACATCCTGCCATACATGCAAAAGAAATGACCTTAATGTGTAGTAGAAATGCTACAACCGAAGATTTTGAGCATGTTATTAATGTTTTAGATCAATTTCCAACGGCATCATTTATTACACATTCTGTTCCGTTTACAGCAATGATTGAAAATTTTGATAGTTGGTTAAAACCAGAAACAGGCGTAATTAAAGCCACTGTAAATTTTAGTTAAATAGATGCAAAAAAGCTATGTTCAAATAGACTTGAAAGACAACATTATTGTTGCGATTACGAACCTAGAAAAAGGGCTAGTAACTTCCGTTGCAGGAACAGAAGTCACTTTAAAAGAACCTATAAAGCAGAAACATAAATTTGCACTTTATGATTTTAGCGTAGGAGATGAGCTATTCATGTACGGCGTTTTAATAGGTAAAGCAACCAAAGAAATTCTTTCGGGTACCGCTATTACCGTTGATAATGTCAAACATGCATCGGCAACATTTAGTGCTGCCAAAGAGCAGTTTGTTTGGCAAGCACCAGATGTTACTAAATTTAAGAATAGCACGTTTAAGGGGTACCATAGAAAAGATACTAAAGTAGGTACCGCAAACTACTGGTTAGTAATACCGTTAACTTTTTGTGAAAATAGAAATATAGATGTTCTCGAGGCAGCGCTTTCTGAGAAACTAGGATATCAAACTAAAAAAGATTTTGCCGTAGATACTGATGCCTTAATCCGCAATTACAAGGCCGGTGCTTCTAAAGAAAAGCTTTTAAATACTCCTATAATTGCTACCCATGAAGAAATGGCAAAAAAAAGGGTGTTCCCGAATGTCGACGGAATTAAGTTTTTAAAACATGACGGTGGTTGTGGAGGTATTAGACAAGATTCTGAAACGCTTTGCAAGCTATTAGCGGGGTATATTGCTAACCCGAATGTTGCGGGAGCTACAATTTTAAGTCTTGGATGCCAAAATGCCCAAATATCCATGTTGCATAATGCATTAAAATCGTTAAATATAGATGGTGATAAGCCTGTACATTATTTAGAACAACAAGGAAGTTTAAGTGAAAGACATTTTATAGAAGAAGCTGTAAAAGTTACTTTTTTAGGCTTGATAGAGGCCAATGAGATAGAACGAAAACCAGCACCATTAAGTAAGTTGGTGCTAGGATTAGAGTGTGGTGGTTCTGATGGTTTTTCAGGAATATCTGCAAATCCAGCGTTGGGGTATGCTTCAGATTTATTGGTAGCCTTAGGCGGTAGTCCTGTGTTAGCAGAGTTCCCAGAATTAAACGGGGTAGAGCAAGAAATGATTAACCGCTGCGCGACAGAAAAAGACGCGAAAAAGTTTTATAACTTAATGCGTGCCTATTCGGCTGCCGCTGTGGCTGTTGGTTCTGGTTTTGAAAATAATCCATCACCAGGAAATATAAAAGATGGCTTGATAACAGATGCCATGAAATCTGCCGGTGCAGCTAAAAAAGGAGGAACTTCTCCTGTTGTTGCAGTTTTAGATTATACGGAACAGGTGACCAAACCCGGATTAAATTTACTGTGTACCCCAGGTAATGATGTAGAGTCTACAACAGGTCTAGTAGGGTCTGGATGCAATATTGTTGTCTTTACAACAGGTTTAGGGACACCTACAGGAAACCCCGTAGCTCCTGTTTTGAAAATGTCTAGTAATACAAATTTATACGAACGTATGAATGATATTATTGATATCAACGCAGGTACTGTAATTAGCGGAGAAGATACCATAGCGACTATGGGTGAAAAAATATTAGAACATATTATAAAAGTAGCAAGCGGTGAGTTTGCGTCAAAAGCCGTACTACATGGGAATAACGACTTTATTCCTTGGAAAAGAGGAGTCTCTTTATAAATTATTTTTCAGTTTAAAGAAAAGTAAACGCACGATGATAGTAGAAAAAAAGGCAGTGAAAATGAAAATATTAGATAGAACTACAGCAAATAAACCAATTACTCACCCAGTGAAAGTACTACAATTTGGAGGAGGAAATTTTTTAAGAGCCTTTTGTGATTGGATGTTTGATGTTTTAAATAAAACTACTGATTTTAATGGAAGTGTTGTGGTGGTTAAACCCACAGAACGTGGTGATTATAAGGCGTTAAGAGCTCAGGATGGTTTGTTTCATGTTGCGCTAGATGGGGTCCGTAATGGAACGTTAGTTTCAGAAGTAAGCTTAGTAGAATCTGTGAGTGATGTTATCCAACCTTATACAGAATGGGATAAATACCTACAATTAGCTGAGCAACCAGAAATGCGGTTTATTGTTTCTAATACCACAGAGGCAGGAATAAAATTTTCGGAGAATGATAAACAAACAGATTTTCCTCCGCATGAGTTTCCTGCAAAATTAACACTATGGTTATACCACCGATTTAATTTTTTTAACGGCGCGGTAGATAAAGGCTGTATTTTATTGCCCTGTGAACTTATAGAAAACAATGGAGAGGCTTTGAAAAGTACAGTTCTCCAATATTCAAAACATTGGAATTTAGAAAAAGAGTTTGCGGCTTGGATAGAAAAACATAACTATTTCTGTAGTACTTTGGTAGATAGGATCGTTTCAGGTTTTCCTGAGGATCGTAAAGAAGCTATTGAAAACCAACTAGGTTTTAAAGATGAATTACTGGTAGCTGGTGAAGATTATCATAGTTGGGTCATTAAAGCACCATCTATAGTAAAAGCAGAACTACCTTTTGCACAAACAAATCTAAACGTACAGTTTGTAGAAGATTTATCGGCATATAGAGAAATGAAGGTCCGTATTTTAAACGGAGCACATACTTCTTTGGTGCCTGTTGGCTATTTAGCAGGCTTACGCACGGTAAAAGAAAGTATGGACGATTCTGTAGTTTGTAATCATGTGATGAAAGTACTTTCTACCGAAATAAAACCTACACTTAGCAATTTTTCTACAGCAGAAATAGATGCATTTATAAATTCGGTCATAGATCGTTTTAAGAACCCAACATTAAAACATTTCCTAATTGCAATTTCGCTGAATAGTACCTCTAAATTTCAAGCACGTTTGCTACCTGCTTTTATAGAGTATACGCAACTGAAGGGCGTTTTTCCAAAAAGAATAGCCTTTTCTTTAGCGTGTATGATACGCTTTTATAAAGGAGATTTTAAGGGCGATAAAATAGCAGTGAATGATGATGTAAAGGTTCTAGACTTCTTTAGCCAAGAATGGGGAAAGGTGACCAAAGAGGAGCAAACTATAGATGATTTAGTGCAGAATGTACTTTCTAATAGTGCTATTGTGGGAACAGATCTGAGCCAGTATCCTGGTTTGGTAAAGTATATTTCAGAAGCCTTATTAGCAATAGATAAAATAGGAGTAAAAGCGTATTTAAACACCTTGTAAGAAAGCGATATGATTATAGATTCACATCAACATTTTTGGAAATACGAACCAAAAAAACATAGTTGGATAGACGATGACATGGCCGTAATCAGAAAAGATTTTATGCCAGCAAGTCTTAAGAAAACCTATTTTGAAAACGGTATAGATGGGTGCGTGGCAGTTGAAGCAAACCAAAGTACACTAGAGACCGATTTTTTAATGGATTTGGCTTCTAAGAACGATTTTATAAAAGGAATTGTGGGTTGGGTAGACTTTAGAGCCGATGATATTGAAGAGGTATTAAAACATTACCATCAGTTTCCTATTGTTAAAGGTTTTCGCCATGTAGTTCAAGGAGAGGCAGATCATAATTTTTTATTGAGACCCGATTTTTTAAACGGAATTTTAAAATTAGAGCAGTATAATTTTACGTATGATATTCTTGTATTTCCTCATCAATTAGGAGCTGTTTTAGAATTTGTGAAAAAGTTTCCGAAAATCAATTTTGTTATAGATCATATTGCAAAGCCCTATATCAAAGATGGTTTTTTTGAAGGTTGGGCAGTGCTTATGGAGGCTATCGGAAAAGAGCCTAATGTGTTTTGTAAACTCTCAGGGATGATTACCGAAGCAGATTATAACACTTGGAAACCAGAACAATTACAACCCTATATGCAATGGGTGTTAGATGCTTTTGGAGCTGATAAATTACTGTTTGGTTCTGATTGGCCCGTATGTTTAGTGGCAGGAAATTATCAAAAGGTAAAAGAAATAGTGACCAATTTTATTGCGCAGTTGCCAGAGGAAGATCAGGTCAAAATTATGGGCTTGAATGCCATAAAGTTTTACAATTTATAAAATATAGCAGATGGATTTGAAGTTAAAAGATAAAATCATTGTAGTCACTGGTGCTGCAGGTATAAAAGGAAGCATAGGAGAAACTATAGTTCAACATTTGGCTGCAGAAGGTGCAATTCCGGTAATTGTTTGTCGTAATGATAGAGGGTTTGGATACGAGAAAGAATTACAAGAAAAGGGGATTGATGCGTTGTTTGTAAAAACAGATTTATCGGATGCTGTTCAGATTGAAGCAGCAGTTAAAAAAATAGAAAATAAATACGGTAAAATCGATGCGCTAATTAATAATGTAGGCGTAAATGATGGTGCAGGTTTAGATGCTTCTATTGATGATTTTATGTACTCTTTAAAGCTAAATATGGTAAGTTATTTTGCAATGACTAAATACTGCCTTCCGATGTTGAAAAAAACAAAAGGAAATATTCTAAATATAGGTTCTAAAGTTGCGCTTACGGGGCAAGGAGGAACATCTGGCTATGCCGCTTCTAAAGGAGGTGTTTTTGGTCTAACTCGTGAATGGGCTGTGGATTTAATAAAATTCGGAATTCGTTCTAATGCTATAGTTATTGCAGAAAGTTGGACACCTGCCTATGATGCTTGGATAAAAACCTTAGAAAACGGCGAAGAGAAATTGAATGCTATTGTAAAGAAAATTCCTTTAGAAAATAGAATGACCATGCCTGCGGAAATCGCAGATCAATGTTTGTTTACCATCTCAGAGAAATCATCACATACTACTGGGCAATTTATTACCGTAGATGGCGGATACGTGCATTTGGATAGATCACTACTCACAGAATAAGATTAAAAGACATTTGTGTTATGATTTAAGACGCTTATCGCCTTGAAGCACCCCTGTCATTTCTATTTTTGATTTTAAAATTAATCAACCCACATATGAGTCAGTCTAAAAATACGCCAGTTGTAAAACGAGAGTTATTATTTC
This genomic stretch from Cellulophaga algicola DSM 14237 harbors:
- a CDS encoding UxaA family hydrolase, which translates into the protein MQKSYVQIDLKDNIIVAITNLEKGLVTSVAGTEVTLKEPIKQKHKFALYDFSVGDELFMYGVLIGKATKEILSGTAITVDNVKHASATFSAAKEQFVWQAPDVTKFKNSTFKGYHRKDTKVGTANYWLVIPLTFCENRNIDVLEAALSEKLGYQTKKDFAVDTDALIRNYKAGASKEKLLNTPIIATHEEMAKKRVFPNVDGIKFLKHDGGCGGIRQDSETLCKLLAGYIANPNVAGATILSLGCQNAQISMLHNALKSLNIDGDKPVHYLEQQGSLSERHFIEEAVKVTFLGLIEANEIERKPAPLSKLVLGLECGGSDGFSGISANPALGYASDLLVALGGSPVLAEFPELNGVEQEMINRCATEKDAKKFYNLMRAYSAAAVAVGSGFENNPSPGNIKDGLITDAMKSAGAAKKGGTSPVVAVLDYTEQVTKPGLNLLCTPGNDVESTTGLVGSGCNIVVFTTGLGTPTGNPVAPVLKMSSNTNLYERMNDIIDINAGTVISGEDTIATMGEKILEHIIKVASGEFASKAVLHGNNDFIPWKRGVSL
- a CDS encoding mandelate racemase/muconate lactonizing enzyme family protein codes for the protein MKIKDIKTYPINVGSGSQLVVKVETDSGIYGWGASGLSGRELAVVGAIKHFKAFLIGKDARQIGALWQEMYRGQYFEGGRVLAAAISAIDIALYDIKGKALGVPVYELLGGKQRDYVDCFASVRFTTKEELFDYSLLLVKEGWTMLRLAPAEFESQEDKGLFESRKSIALLSEWLIDLRKEIGSQITLGIDYHTRLNAAETYSFISKMPAGTIDFIEEPIRDESPEAYESLRKLVTVPFTIGEEFSSKWQFVPFIEKNITQYVRLDICNVGGITEAMKVAAMAEAHYIDLMPHNPLGPICTAASIHLAAACPNFSWLEEVNTPAQYMGTNAPEYYPLQHILEGPRYKVLDTPGLGVEFNEDLAAQSEFIPVEIPRLHRSDGSFTNW
- a CDS encoding tagaturonate reductase — translated: MKILDRTTANKPITHPVKVLQFGGGNFLRAFCDWMFDVLNKTTDFNGSVVVVKPTERGDYKALRAQDGLFHVALDGVRNGTLVSEVSLVESVSDVIQPYTEWDKYLQLAEQPEMRFIVSNTTEAGIKFSENDKQTDFPPHEFPAKLTLWLYHRFNFFNGAVDKGCILLPCELIENNGEALKSTVLQYSKHWNLEKEFAAWIEKHNYFCSTLVDRIVSGFPEDRKEAIENQLGFKDELLVAGEDYHSWVIKAPSIVKAELPFAQTNLNVQFVEDLSAYREMKVRILNGAHTSLVPVGYLAGLRTVKESMDDSVVCNHVMKVLSTEIKPTLSNFSTAEIDAFINSVIDRFKNPTLKHFLIAISLNSTSKFQARLLPAFIEYTQLKGVFPKRIAFSLACMIRFYKGDFKGDKIAVNDDVKVLDFFSQEWGKVTKEEQTIDDLVQNVLSNSAIVGTDLSQYPGLVKYISEALLAIDKIGVKAYLNTL
- a CDS encoding SMP-30/gluconolactonase/LRE family protein, producing the protein MFAKSISVFIVVLILSSCKNGKEAIVVSNSELTAKFSIEILTDEGNLVIDKHSSIEILADGFTWTEGPLYIENGDYLLFSDIPNSKVFKIDAQGKTSVYLHPSGNDVKNYTGKEAGSNALMYYKDQLILMQQGERRIAKMKAPIDSPKESYEMIVDTYEGKRLNSPNDGVFDALGNLYFTDPPYGLPNGINDVTKELDFQGVYCLLTSGELILLDKEIKYPNGITLSPDEKTLYVAASDPEKAAWYSYKIAQPGTVSDKRLFYDVTALDRDKKHKGLPDGMKTNHDGYLFATGPDGVWVFNPNGVAIARIHTGVLTANCALSTDESQLFLTADDYILKVTLK
- a CDS encoding SDR family oxidoreductase; protein product: MDLKLKDKIIVVTGAAGIKGSIGETIVQHLAAEGAIPVIVCRNDRGFGYEKELQEKGIDALFVKTDLSDAVQIEAAVKKIENKYGKIDALINNVGVNDGAGLDASIDDFMYSLKLNMVSYFAMTKYCLPMLKKTKGNILNIGSKVALTGQGGTSGYAASKGGVFGLTREWAVDLIKFGIRSNAIVIAESWTPAYDAWIKTLENGEEKLNAIVKKIPLENRMTMPAEIADQCLFTISEKSSHTTGQFITVDGGYVHLDRSLLTE
- a CDS encoding zinc-binding alcohol dehydrogenase family protein, producing the protein MKYIVCEKPGEFLLKEKEAPVRKENEALLKIKKVGICGTDLHAYGGNQAFFTYPRILGHELASEVVEIGANERGIKAGDKVVVMPYISCGKCIACRNGKTNCCTNISVLGVHSDGGMQEMITVPTNILLLANNLSDDQMAIVEPLAIGAHAIRRAQITPGETVAVVGCGPIGIGIMKLAQIAGAKVIALDMNEQRLQYAKDKIGVDYVVNVANDPVAKITEITNGDLCTAVFDASGHKGALEMCPSYMSHGGRFILVGLSKGELTYTHPAIHAKEMTLMCSRNATTEDFEHVINVLDQFPTASFITHSVPFTAMIENFDSWLKPETGVIKATVNFS
- a CDS encoding amidohydrolase family protein — encoded protein: MIIDSHQHFWKYEPKKHSWIDDDMAVIRKDFMPASLKKTYFENGIDGCVAVEANQSTLETDFLMDLASKNDFIKGIVGWVDFRADDIEEVLKHYHQFPIVKGFRHVVQGEADHNFLLRPDFLNGILKLEQYNFTYDILVFPHQLGAVLEFVKKFPKINFVIDHIAKPYIKDGFFEGWAVLMEAIGKEPNVFCKLSGMITEADYNTWKPEQLQPYMQWVLDAFGADKLLFGSDWPVCLVAGNYQKVKEIVTNFIAQLPEEDQVKIMGLNAIKFYNL
- a CDS encoding MFS transporter, translating into MQKEQSSKKTNKRYGILAMVFLTVVINYLDRSNISVAAFALSEDLDLSSVQMGFIFSAFAWTYAILQIPGGFMADKIKTRVLYSVIMALWSIATLVQGMANSFGSLLGLRATIGIFEAPSYPTNNVIVTRWFPEKERASAIAIYTSGQFLGLAFLTPVLTAIQSYLGWRGLFYVSGAIGLVWAVLWYVLYRDPKEHSTMNQEEIDYIAEGGGLIDGVSDTDKKEQVEKFSWSDLREVFSYRKLWGLYIGQFCLGTIIIFFLTWFPTYLVKYRGLDFLESGFLASIPFLAAFFGVLLSGFTSDFLIKRGYTVEIARKLPIICGMLLSTAIIGANYTDDTFLVILFLSIAFFGNGLASIAWVFISLMAPKKLIGLTGGAFNFIGGLSGIVVPVIIGYLVKDGDFKPALFFIGAIALLGFISYTFIVGKVERIVPRSKN